From one Neofelis nebulosa isolate mNeoNeb1 chromosome 4, mNeoNeb1.pri, whole genome shotgun sequence genomic stretch:
- the ZSWIM4 gene encoding zinc finger SWIM domain-containing protein 4, with protein MDPPAAKRSRGCPVGPEERDAGAGAGAGAVRGRGRPEALLDLSAKRVAESWAFEQVEERFSRVPEPVQKRIVFWSFPRSEREICMYSSLGYQPPEGEHDARVPFTRGLHLLQSGAVDRVLQVGFHLSGNIREPGGPGEPERLYRVSISFDRCKITSVSCGCDNRDLFYCAHVVALSLYRIRHARQVELRLPISETLSQMNRDQLQKFVQYLISAHHTEVLPTAQRLADEILLLGSEINLVHGAPDPTAGAGIEDANCWHLDEEQIQEQVKQLLSNGGYYGASQQLRSMFCKVREMLRMRDSNGARMLILMTEQFLQDPRLALWRQQGAGMTDKCRQLWDELGALWVCVVLSPHCRTEERVSWLQLLGKWDKLDVCPLEEGNYSFDEPSLQPTMALSRGPEEEEEEEVGARGSRHTVFGRALQAGSLHWSDTHLQRILASDAYGPSLTGTMGGEKPTFDPQGRPLWLGEPFPTACARVDTLRAHGYPRQALRLAGAIVNSLRLQRRHQLESYKQQKKELLQKGNTCITNTEGWVGHPLDPIGCLCRALLEACRLEEETLALYPDSGPEKRKVAYQHVPVPGSPGESYLALALEVALLGLGQQRALPEGLYAQDKVVRSEEQLLALLEEVELDERLVQVLRRQAGLLLEAGPFSGFGEVLFRESVPMHTCARYLFTALLPHDPDLAYRLALRAMRLPVLETAFPAGEPHPNPLDSIMSNRFPRWFILGHLETRQCELASAMLTAAKGDPKWLHAVLGSIQQNIHSPALLFKLAQDACKTATPASAPPDTTLLGIALELGLQVMRMTLNTMTWRRREMVRWLVSCATEIGPQALMNIMQNWYSLFTPVEAATIVAVTGTTHATLSRLQLDPPRREELWACARTLALQCAMKDPQNCALPALTLCEKNHAAFEAAYQIVLDAAAGGLGHAHLFTVARYMEHRGLPLRAYKLATLALAQLSIAFNQDSHPAVNDVLWACSLSHSLGRHELSAIVPLIIRSIHCAPMLSDILRRWTLSAPGLGPLGARRAAKPLGADRAPLCQLLDAAVAAYIATSHSRLTHISPRHYGDFIEFLGQARETFLLAPDGHLQFAQFLENLKQTYKGKKKLMLLVRERFG; from the exons ATGGACCCCCCTGCGGCCAAGCGGAGCCGGGGCTGCCCCGTGGGACCTGAGGAGCGCGatgccggggccggggccggggccggggccgtgCGCGGCCGGGGCCGGCCCGAGGCGCTGCTGGACCTCAGCGCCAAGCGAGTAGCCGAGAGCTGGGCCTTCGAGCAG GTTGAGGAGCGGTTCTCCCGGGTGCCAGAGCCGGTCCAGAAGCGCATTGTGTTCTGGTCATTCCCACGCAGCGAGCGGGAGATATGTATGTACTCGTCGCTGGGCTACCAGCCCCCAGAGGGCGAGCATGATGCCCGGGTGCCCTTCACCCGCGGGCTGCACCTGCTGCAGAGCGGGGCCGTAGACCGAGTGCTGCAAGTGG GGTTCCACCTGAGCGGAAACATCCGGGAGCCGGGGGGCCCCGGAGAGCCCGAGCGCCTCTACCGCGTCTCCATCAGCTTTGACCGCTGCAAGATCACATCAGTGAGCTGCGGCTGCGACAACCGGGACCTCTTCTACTGCGCCCACGTGGTGGCCCTGTCGCTCTACCGAATTCGGCACGCCCGCCAGGTGGAGCTGCGGCTGCCCATCTCTGAGACGCTGTCCCAGATGAACCGAGACCAGCTGCAGAAGTTCGTGCAGTACCTCATCAGCGCCCACCACACCGAGGTGCTGCCCACTGCCCAGCGCCTGGCTGATGAGATCCTCCTGCTGGGCTCCGAGATCAACCTGGTGCACG GTGCCCCAGACCCCACAGCGGGCGCAGGCATCGAGGATGCCAACTGCTGGCACCTGGACGAGGAGCAGATCCAGGAGCAGGTGAAGCAGCTGCTATCCAACGGCGGCTACTACGGCGCCAGCCAGCAGCTGCGCTCCATGTTCTGCAAG GTGCGGGAGATGCTGCGCATGCGGGACTCCAACGGGGCGCGCATGCTGATCCTCATGACTGAGCAGTTCCTGCAGGACCCGCGCCTGGCCCTGTGGCGGCAGCAGGGCGCTGGCATGACCGACAAGTGCCGGCAGCTTTGGGACGAGCTGG gggcccTGTGGGTGTGTGTCGTCCTGAGCCCCCACTGCAGAACAGAGGAGCGAGTGAGCTGGCTGCAGCTGCTTGGCAAGTGGGACAAGCTGGACGTGTGCCCGCTGGAAGAGGGCAACTACTCTTTTGACGAGCCCAGCCTGCAGCCCACCATGGCCCTCAGCCGAG gcccagaggaggaggaggaagaggaggtgggggcTAGAGGTTCCCGCCACACCGTCTTCGGCCGCGCCCTGCAGGCTGGGTCGCTGCACTGGAGCGACACTCACCTGCAGAGGATCCTGGCCAGCGACGCCTACGGCCCCAGCCTCACAGGCACCATGGGCGGTGAAAAGCCAACCTTTGACCCCCAGGGCCGCCCACTGTGGCTGGGTGAGCCCTTCCCCACCGCTTGCGCCCGTGTGGACACCCTGCGTGCCCATGGATACCCCCGTCAGGCCCTGCGGCTGGCAGGGGCCATAGTCAACTCACTCCGGCTGCAGCGACGGCATCAGCTTGAAAGCTACAAGCAGCAGAAAAAAG AGCTGCTGCAGAAAGGGAACACGTGCATCACCAACACGGAAGGCTGGGTGGGCCACCCCCTGGACCCTATTGGCTGCCTCTGCAGGGCGCTCCTGGAGGCCTGTCGCCTGGAGGAGGAAACCCTCGCCCTTTACCCAG ACTCGGGCCCCGAGAAGCGGAAGGTGGCCTACCAGCACGTGCCGGTGCCCGGGAGCCCTGGGGAGTCCTACCTGGCGCTGGCCCTCGAGGTGGCACTGCTGGGCCTGGGGCAGCAGCGGGCCCTGCCCGAGGGGTTGTACGCCCAAGACAAGGTGGTGCGCAGCGAGGAGCAGCTGTTGGCCCTGCTGGAGGAGGTGGAGCTGGACGAGCGGCTGGTGCAGGTGCTGCGCAGACAGGCCGGGCTGCTGCTGGAAg CCGGTCCCTTCAGTGGCTTCGGAGAGGTGCTCTTCCGGGAGAGCGTGCCCATGCACACCTGTGCCCGCTACCTGTTCACCGCGCTGCTGCCCCACGACCCTGACCTGGCCTACCGCCTCGCGCTGCGAGCCATGAG GCTGCCTGTACTGGAGACCGCGTTTCCAGCCGGAGAACCTCACCCCAACCCGCTGGACTCCATCATGAGCAACCGCTTCCCCCGCTGGTTCATCCTTGGCCACCTGGAGACCCGCCAATGCGAGCTGGCTTCTGCCATGCTGACAGCTGCCAAGG gAGACCCCAAGTGGCTGCATGCGGTGCTGGGCTCCATCCAGCAGAACATCCACTCGCCTGCCCTGCTTTTCAAGCTGGCCCAGGACGCCTGCAAGACGGCCACCCCTGCCAGCGCGCCTCCGGACACCACGCTGCTGGGCATTGCGCTGGAACTGGGCCTGCAG GTGATGCGGATGACCCTGAACACCATGACCTGGAGGCGGAGGGAGATGGTGCGTTGGCTGGTCAGCTGTGCCACAGAGATTG gcccccaggccctgATGAATATCATGCAGAACTGGTACTCCTTATTCACACCAGTGGAGGCTGCCACCATCGTGGCGGTGACAGGCACCACGCACGCCACGCTGTCGCGGCTGCAGCTGGATCCGCCCCGGCGGGAGGAGCTCTGGGCCTGTGCGCGCACCCTGGCCTTGCAGTGCGCCATGAAAGACCCGCAGAACTGTGCCCTGCCCGCCCTCACCCTGTGCGAGAAGAACCACGCGGCCTTCGAGGCGGCCTACCAGATCGTGCTGGACGCCGCGGCCGGCGGTCTGGGCCACGCCCACCTCTTCACCGTGGCCCGCTACATGGAGCACCGTGGCCTCCCACTGCGGGCGTACAAGCTGGCCACGCTGGCCCTGGCGCAGCTCAGCATCGCCTTCAACCAGGACAGCCACCCCGCCGTCAACGATGTGCTCTGGGCCTGCTCGCTCAGCCACTCGCTGGGCCGCCATGAGCTCTCTGCCATCGTCCCCCTCATCATCCGCAGCATCCACTGTGCCCCCATGCTCTCTGACATCCTGCGCCGCTGGACCCTCTCGGCACCtggcctggggcccctgggggcccGTCGGGCCGCCAAACCGCTGGGCGCTGACCGGGCGCCGCTCTGCCAGCTCCTGGACGCCGCGGTGGCGGCCTACATCGCCACCAGCCACTCGCGCCTCACGCACATCAGCCCGCGGCACTACGGTGACTTCATCGAGTTCCTAGGCCAGGCCCGTGAGACCTTCCTGTTGGCGCCTGACGGGCACCTGCAGTTCGCCCAGTTCCTGGAGAACCTCAAACAGACCTACAAGGGCAAGAAAAAGCTCATGCTGTTGGTGCGGGAGCGCTTCGGTTGA
- the C4H19orf53 gene encoding leydig cell tumor 10 kDa protein homolog: MAQGQRKFQARKPGKSKAAAAASERNRGPRKGGRVIAPKKAHIVQQRKLKKDLEVGIRKKIEHDVVMKASSSLPKKLALVKAPAKKEAASSSSTKTPS; the protein is encoded by the exons ATGGCGCAGGGACAGCGCAAGTTCCAGGCGCGGAAGCCGGGGAAGAGcaaggcggcggcggcggcctccGAGCGGAACCGAGGCCCGAGGAAGGGCG GTCGTGTCATCGCCCCCAAGAAGGCACACATCGTGCAGCAGCGAAAGCTCAAGAAG GACCTGGAGGTCGGGATCCGGAAGAAGATCGAACATGACGTGGTCATGAAAGCCAGCAGCAGCCTGCCCAAGAAGCTGGCGCTGGTGAAGGCCCCTGCCAAGAAGGAGgcagcctcttcctcctccaccaaGACGCCTTCCTAA